The following proteins are co-located in the Manihot esculenta cultivar AM560-2 chromosome 9, M.esculenta_v8, whole genome shotgun sequence genome:
- the LOC110622673 gene encoding probable F-box protein At5g04010: MLIHAWQSVLLKCQLFHAKGHLLTHGSSSNTNENILIYKTVPHIHVGKREENVAKLSLMSPKSTDASTPPLPWEVVVLVAHKLDPKTLAIASCVSKSWYISMSSDHNWDSHCITQYPSLARLKYTNPLIPYRRLYTMGHTAAKRRVKSPCKPRLSLDNIIFVIDLSTENQLIINSAKSGRELEKRERKGVFRFEFDVDVNYESWSSVDDKVLLEGVKISWNVVLKGWRAVFTMMECGGKVRIGKGGDGWFSEELPSPGCCFSDSRSGMVADMKVGFSSGRSRIGKVSLGILSIINWRYLSLEDGLRYLQHYLLP; this comes from the coding sequence ATGCTCATCCATGCTTGGCAATCTGTCCTACTAAAATGCCAGCTGTTCCATGCAAAAGGCCACCTCTTGACACATGGCTCAAGTTCTAACACCAACGAGAACATTCTCATCTATAAAACAGTACCCCATATTCATGTcggaaaaagagaagaaaacgtAGCTAAGCTCAGCCTAATGTCTCCTAAATCCACCGATGCTTCAACACCGCCACTGCCATGGGAGGTGGTTGTTCTTGTGGCTCACAAACTGGACCCTAAAACCCTAGCCATTGCCTCGTGCGTTTCAAAGTCATGGTACATTTCCATGTCTTCTGATCACAATTGGGACTCCCACTGCATCACTCAATACCCTTCTCTTGCTCGACTCAAATACACAAACCCTCTGATCCCTTATCGCCGACTGTATACAATGGGTCATACGGCGGCCAAACGCCGAGTAAAAAGCCCATGTAAGCCCCGGCTATCTCTAGACAACATCATATTTGTTATCGACCTAAGCACCGAGAATCAACTCATCATCAACTCAGCAAAGTCGGGCAGGGAACTGGAAAAACGAGAACGTAAAGGGGTGTTCAGGTTCGAATTTGATGTCGACGTAAACTACGAGAGTTGGTCGTCGGTGGACGATAAAGTGCTGCTGGAAGGGGTGAAAATTTCATGGAATGTGGTGTTGAAAGGGTGGAGAGCGGTGTTTACGATGATGGAGTGCGGGGGGAAAGTGAGAATTGGTAAAGGCGGTGATGGGTGGTTCTCGGAGGAGCTGCCGTCTCCAGGGTGTTGCTTCAGTGATTCGAGGAGTGGGATGGTGGCAGACATGAAGGTAGGGTTCAGTAGTGGGAGAAGTAGGATTGGGAAGGTGAGTTTGGGAATTTTGAGTATAATTAATTGGAGATACTTGAGTTTAGAGGATGGTCTTAGGTATTTGCAGCATTATCTTCtgccatga